The Sphingorhabdus sp. Alg231-15 genome has a segment encoding these proteins:
- a CDS encoding TonB family protein has translation MSFTSTYAHKPPNYRGIGLTIGFHALLFAGAMALPAITAEIPFEGVITAYPIEIEKEPDPPVTKIEEPIVATNPPPKPVTQVTPIVKPPVFNDPPATGLTSGDDGIDFSGVGDRIEIPITPVETIADPIIADAKLNTRYSNQFQPPYPSGLLRMGEEGMITVRVLVGTNGRAKQIELIDTPHEGFWTATQRHALRKWRFQPATKDGAPFESWIILKVRFEING, from the coding sequence ATCGGCTTTCATGCTTTGCTTTTTGCCGGCGCGATGGCGCTGCCAGCGATAACGGCGGAAATTCCGTTTGAAGGAGTGATCACGGCCTATCCGATTGAGATTGAGAAAGAGCCAGATCCACCGGTTACCAAAATCGAAGAGCCGATTGTCGCTACCAACCCACCGCCAAAACCTGTCACTCAGGTTACACCGATCGTCAAGCCGCCAGTGTTTAACGATCCTCCTGCAACCGGCTTGACCAGCGGTGATGATGGCATTGACTTTAGCGGTGTCGGCGATCGTATTGAGATACCGATTACGCCTGTCGAGACCATTGCTGACCCGATTATTGCCGATGCCAAGCTAAACACGCGCTATAGCAACCAGTTCCAGCCGCCTTATCCCTCTGGTTTGCTGAGAATGGGCGAGGAAGGCATGATTACCGTGCGCGTCCTGGTTGGAACCAATGGTCGGGCCAAGCAGATCGAGCTGATTGACACGCCGCATGAAGGCTTCTGGACAGCGACGCAGCGGCACGCATTGCGCAAATGGCGGTTTCAACCGGCGACCAAAGATGGCGCGCCTTTTGAAAGCTGGATCATCCTGAAAGTCCGTTTCGAAATTAACGGCTGA
- the ribD gene encoding bifunctional diaminohydroxyphosphoribosylaminopyrimidine deaminase/5-amino-6-(5-phosphoribosylamino)uracil reductase RibD has product MLKTNHDARFMAIAIALSERGRGRTGGNPNVGCIIVKNNVIIGRGWTQPGGRPHAEAMALAQAGKAAKGADIYVTMEPCAHQSKRGPTCADLVREAAPARVIVATLDIDERTRRQGIDRLGDAGISVSVGLLEQQAHWAMAGFFTRMEKSRPHVILKLALSLDGCIAMADGTSKWITGDRARAHAHLERARCDAILVGAGTVAADTPSLDVRLTNLEDRSPQPVVLGKADVGDHWIQIMEPGAIAGLDQMNWLLVEGGAATAASFLKADLVDRLLLYRAPIIIGGGLPGIGDIGLGSLDAAHGQWNRMDRRDLGQDVLEIYERAA; this is encoded by the coding sequence ATGCTGAAGACCAATCATGATGCGCGCTTTATGGCGATAGCCATAGCGTTGTCCGAACGTGGCCGCGGACGAACCGGTGGCAATCCCAATGTTGGTTGCATCATCGTCAAGAACAATGTGATTATTGGTCGCGGTTGGACACAGCCCGGCGGACGTCCGCACGCAGAAGCTATGGCTTTGGCACAAGCGGGGAAGGCCGCCAAAGGCGCCGATATATATGTCACAATGGAACCTTGCGCGCATCAAAGCAAACGCGGGCCCACTTGTGCCGATCTTGTAAGGGAAGCAGCGCCTGCGCGCGTGATTGTTGCAACGCTGGATATTGACGAGCGAACCCGGCGTCAGGGCATTGATCGCTTGGGCGATGCCGGTATTTCGGTGTCTGTCGGTCTATTAGAACAGCAGGCGCACTGGGCAATGGCAGGATTTTTCACGCGTATGGAAAAAAGCCGCCCGCATGTCATACTGAAACTTGCCCTGTCATTGGATGGCTGTATCGCGATGGCAGATGGTACCAGTAAATGGATCACTGGCGACCGTGCACGCGCGCATGCCCATCTCGAACGGGCACGCTGTGACGCTATATTGGTTGGAGCTGGAACAGTTGCGGCGGATACACCTAGCCTGGATGTCAGATTAACCAATCTGGAAGACCGTTCGCCGCAACCCGTGGTGCTAGGGAAGGCGGATGTTGGCGATCACTGGATCCAGATTATGGAGCCAGGGGCAATTGCGGGGCTGGATCAAATGAACTGGCTGCTGGTTGAAGGCGGTGCTGCGACCGCTGCGTCTTTCCTCAAAGCTGATTTGGTTGATCGGCTACTATTGTATCGCGCGCCAATCATCATCGGCGGCGGCTTGCCGGGTATTGGAGACATTGGCCTTGGCAGTCTTGACGCCGCACATGGGCAATGG